The following proteins come from a genomic window of Vigna radiata var. radiata cultivar VC1973A unplaced genomic scaffold, Vradiata_ver6 scaffold_161, whole genome shotgun sequence:
- the LOC106779777 gene encoding bZIP transcription factor 44 produces the protein MASPGGACSSGSSSLQNSGSEGDRDMVDQRKRKRMQSNRESARRSRMRKQQHLEGLSAQLDELKKENNEMNRNIGMTTQVYLKVEAENAILRAQMAELSNRLNSLNEIIGFINSTNYLVLDEAQETQMFNDCGFMDAWTGIPFNQQIMASADNDILMMY, from the coding sequence ATGGCTTCTCCCGGTGGAGCCTGTTCGTCTGGTTCCAGTTCTCTTCAAAACTCTGGCTCCGAGGGCGACCGAGACATGGTGGAtcagagaaagaggaagagaatgCAATCGAACAGGGAATCGGCACGTAGATCTCGGATGAGGAAACAGCAGCACCTGGAAGGTTTGAGTGCCCAATTGGATGAGCTGAAAAAGGAGAACAATGAGATGAACAGGAACATAGGCATGACGACGCAGGTGTACCTGAAGGTGGAAGCTGAGAACGCGATTCTGAGGGCGCAGATGGCGGAACTCAGCAACAGATTGAACTCTCTGAACGAAATCATCGGTTTCATAAACTCCACGAACTACTTGGTGTTGGATGAGGCACAGGAGACTCAGATGTTCAATGATTGTGGCTTCATGGATGCTTGGACTGGAATACCCTTCAACCAACAAATCATGGCTTCCGCCGACAATGACATCTTGATGATGTATTGA